agcccaagaattcaatttttgttaaaatcaaactttaattttggaccctttggaccttaatgtggaccaatttgaaaacaggaccaaaaattaagaatctacatacacagttagattcggcatatcaaagaacccctattattcaatttttgatgaaatcaaacaaagtttaattttggacccttataccaaagttatggtgcgaaaaccaagaaaaatgcttatttgggcccctttttggcccctaattcctaaattgtttggacctaaactcccaaaatctataccaaccttccttttgtggtcataaaccttgtgttcaaatttcattgatttctattaacttaaactaaagttattgtgcgaaaaccaagaataatgcttatttgggcccttttttggcccctaattcctaaactgttggaaccaaaactcccaaaatcaatcccaaccttccttttgtggtcataaaccttgtgttaaaatttcatagatttctattcacttttactaaagttagagtgcgaaaactaaaagtattctcaatttttgcggtcgtataataaaattatgaaatattgactttaaagagaaataactcgaaaggggtcaattgaccatgtTGATCATGTACAACTCCTTTATAgagcttactttgctgaacaatttttctgtttacattttatctccATCAATTACAATATTTAAGATAATCAAAaccggcaaaatttcctcaaatgTACAAATTCAGTGGCAGTAACCAAGCAAGGGGTTGTTtacacaggcactggtctcagaaaatattttcctatataccttaatgtaacaTAGTGTTATATTAGGTATATATAAGGAAAAAAATCTGAGACAGGTGGCTGTGGTTGTTTaatgcatctgaaaatttcagagcagatagatcttgacataatGAACAAGTTTTGCTCTTAAtgttttagtttcagagatataagcctaAAACTGCATTTGACATGTTCTATTTTAGTGATGGTAGCCTTCTTGGTTGATGACCAGGGTCATagcatacatttttaaaactacttgACAAGATACTGTAAGGATGATCTAggccaagttttgtttaatttaggCCCAGTATTTTTTAGAGGAGTAGATTTTGGTAAAAGTTAACAGATGACAAAGGGCGATAGACgacagacaccaagtgatgagaaatgcTCACtctttggccaggtgagctaaaaaaggcaGTCTGCCATCAAAGGAATCTAGGGACTTCTGTTGAAGTTGATGTATATATTTGATGGTTTAAATGTTATGCATGAATTCTGTTATCTTCGCTAGCTAAgaagaacgggagtggatcgtaacccttggctagcgaagatggaatTCTATGATCTCTTTAAAATGGTTAGAAGAAAGACATTAATCAATTCCCCATTCACGAAATGACTCATCGCTGTATTTTAACAGGAGTTGCATGATGGCTTTCACGTGTTGAGCAGGAAATGGTGACACTTAATTAAATGTAAGGGAGTGATGCTTAATTTTTAGTCAATTTTGTATCTTTTTCCTTTAAATACCAAAGCtagcttttttttttggtaatgttGTTTATAAACTTATCATTTATTTGGGATAATGCTAAAGACATAAAGTCAGTGTTCTCTCTGTTCTCAGACTACTTTAACCACCAATAAAAAATCTTGTTGTCAACTTACCATGATATAACCAAGAACACTGAAAGTGTGGTTAAACCCAATGAATTAATtactataaattcaaatttattgggagttttttatcaaatgtttactAAATAATAGTTCACAGAAAGACATGTCATTTAGCAACTTGTAATTGTTCACAACTTTGCCTCTTGGTCTagatgaatagttgtctcattgataatcaaaccgaatctccttatttttgtatgttgattaaaacaaacaaaatttgtgGTAATGACCTGTACTGTGTTAATCCAGTACTCTGCATTCTTAGCAATAAAATagcaaatatcaatttttaattactgtggatatatagaataataggtagcCCTTACGGACTCGTcaagatattccacatgatattgTCAGTATcaataaatagttgacacagcataggtttctgacacagaatgaatgtgttctaatgaacttaaaatttttgttttctctcagagcaattcactatgctgttgaatattaatcctctcaaaaaaatgtttgaagaaattttcttttttatttatgaaatttcaaatgagaaaaattgatcccaatttttttaatcacatccccctttcccttattccaaaactaatctcaattaaaatttctaatggagtttgcaacaataactactcatttaaatacatcataaaatattaagatgtaaaaaaactgcttgttatcactgaatggtaaagattattttaatttatcagttagtagtaaaaagtgaatatacattgtatattgtatataacaaagatttaagttgattctggacaaagaaagataactccaattaaaaaaaaatcttgctattgcacaatattttgcaattagatatttcttgcttactattctggacaaagaaagataactctaattaaaaaaaaatttgctatttcacaatattgtgcaattagatatttcttgccattgcgcaatactgtgcaattgaaaagacttgctattgcacaatacttaatataataattttagatcctgatttggaccaacttgaaaactgggcccataataaaaaatctaagtacatttttggattcagcatatcaaagaaccccaagatttcaatttttgttgaaatcagactaagtttaattttggaccctttggactttagtgtagaccaatttgaaaacaggaccaaaaatgaagaatctacatacacagttagatttggtatatcaaagaaccccatttattcaatttttgatgaaatcaaacaaagtttaattttggaccccgatttggaccaacttgaaaactgggccaataatcaagaatctaagtacatttttagattcagcatatcaaagaacctaactgattcattttttgtcaaaatcaaactaagtttcattttggaccctttggaccttaatgtagaccaatttgaaaacgggaccaaaagttaagaatctacatacacagtcatgacagttagattcggcatatcaaagaaccccaattattcaattttgatgaaatcaaacaaagtttaattttggaccctttgggccccttattctgttgggaccaaaactcccaaaatcaataccaaccttccttttatggtcataaaccttgtgtttaaatttcatagatttctatttacttatactaacgttatggtgcgaaaaccaagaaaaatgcttatttgggtccctttttggcccctaattcctaaactgttcggaccttaactcccaaaatcaataccaaccttccttttgtagtcattaacattgcgtttaaatttcattgatttctatttacttaaactaaagttattgtgcgaaaaccaagaataatgcttatttgggcccttttttggcccctaattcctaaactgttgaaacctaaactcccaaaatcaatcccaaccgttcttttgtggtcataaaccttgtgtcaaaatttcatagatttctattaacttaaactaaagttatagtgcgaaaaccaagaaaatgcttatttgggccctttttggcccctaattcctaaaatgttgggaccaaaactcccaaaatcaataccaaccttccttttgtggtcataaaccttgtgttaaaatttcatagatttccattcacttttactaaagttagagtgcgaaaactaaaagtattcggacgccggacgacgacgacgacgccgacgccaacgtgatagcaatatacgacgaaaattttttcaaattttgcggtcgtataaaaactcaactaccttttattctatttattcgtaattatgacgtcacacaatgtattgcctaatattttcagtgatacagccagtaCGTTGATACTTGAAAATATGcggcagtaagatcaaagggaaaatatacgaattaccGATAATCATTAATCTTCAATGGATACCAATATTTGTGagttttgtgggtacaggtgttccatgaattcaaatgtgcaacaaattacaaatattcTGTAGGCTTTGTATGTAAAACCACAAAAAATATATTCACTTAAATGCTAGTTTAccacaatccacgaaaattggttcctacgaaataaatgaatccatagtatttGGTTAGACCTGTATCATTGTGTATAGATGTTGAAACCCACACCATTCTTCTTATATAGAATGGATACTATTATAACTTCAATCATAGAGGCAATCCTGTCATTAATCAATTGTGAATGGATTCTTGAAGGATTCTACAGGTCTTGCATTTGTGTCTCTGCATTTTTCTGTGTGACTCCAACATATTATTTCTTTATAAGATATTGGTAATAAGAGATGTATTTACTGCCTTATAAGTCCTTAAAGAATTTGTTGACTTGTTGGTTCAATAAATaattgattgatcaattgatgAAGGATTATATGAAAATACCCTCAACATAGTTGAAATAATCTGCTTAAACATTTACTTTTATGGAAAAGTATTTCAGAGCCAGACTATTAAAgttctaaaaaacaaaaaaataagtacTGAAGCCACAACTCCTGTCTCCTTGATAGCTTGAGCCAAGACCAGAATATAACATGGACATTTTTACTAATTTAGTTACACAGATTTTAAGGAGCAACGGGACTATTTATGGGCTATTGCCAATTCTTAAGATGAATTGTgatcttttaaatatatttactcAAGCCAGGTATACATTGATCATTGTTTAAGCCTGTACTATGATCTAGTTGCTTCTAAATCATTTGGTCTCAGATGGATAGTTGTCatttggcattcataccacatctccttatttttatgtttactGGATAgatatgtgtttattttgttaaaGCATTTTGAAAGAAAGACAATCAAAAGAATAAAGCAAGCACAATTTTTATTCACATCATCTCAAAGTTATTTCAAGTTCTCTAGCTACTTCTAATCTGATTTTACTTTGTAGTTTCCAACTTGTGTCATATGACAACACTTTGTCATGTGATTGAAACTGTAACCTATAGCAACGACTCTTTCTTCCAGTTATATCACAGACATAGGTGTCAATCAATTTGACTGACATAACTGAATCATTAGCCACTCCTCTAATGACATCAAAAAATGTATATTCATCAAAATCTTTCTTTTCATTCTCCCAGAAACTCATGTCATGATCAAACATCACTGGAAATAAACTTACTGGActatattcaaaagaattatctcccctgattGTACATTGTttagaaaaatctaaattatttgaaaataacaatTCAACATGAGGGAGTCTGAATGCTGCTAAAGTCAGAAGATTTAAATCTAATACAAAGACTAAACAATTGACTGTGTTcttatttgaatgttttttgtaAAACCACAAATGACCAATAGTTCTATTCCTGATTTCTGAAGGACAATAAAAGTATACTTGTATTGAACCAATCTCATTCAAACCAGGCAGATCAGTATCAAAATTTTCTAAAGCATCACATGATATTTTCAAGCCTGGAAAAGATGCATCCAGACAGGAGGTTATTTTCTTAAAGCTTGAAGAAATATCTTCAGATTTACATATTTCTCCACTTTTAAAGCTGAAAACTCCAAGCATTTCAGATTTTACAGGACAAGTGAATGGGTTTATTTCACAAGGTCTGAATACTTGTCCAGTCATCAGACATAGCGGTGGCAATTTATCCTTAATTTGTCGATGAGAATCTGAAAATTGCTCACAATGTAAATTTTCCAGTTCATCATTGATTTCATTTACATTTCCAGCTGTTTCATGATTTGAATCTGCaattttgttgaataaaaaagGCAAATGTTCCAGGAGTGAAAATCTCAAATGACAGCCAGACATTTTTTTAACTGCTTCCACTCCTGCCTGACAGTCAGTTACTTCCCCTTCTTGTTGCttataagttatctcccctttcgACTGACATGAATTTTCATTGCTGAGTTTACCTTGTCCATCAATATTTTGAAAGCCATAAATTTTCACAGCACTGACTTCAAAGGTTTGTTTCCCATCAAATTCTGAACATTTTTCTGTTCTATAAAATCTCAATTCAAAGTTTTCAAAGTATTTTGATTTGGGCATTTCTCCATTGATCACAGCAAGTAATTCTTTCAGTGAGCCTGGTACCTCTTCCAAAACTGGGGCTGGTGCTGGAATCAGTTTAATAGAAAAATGTTCTGCTATATTACTTTCGAGGTGTTTATATACCTGAGAAACTGGATGATTATCTTCCTTGAACAGGTTTCTGGAAAATATAAAACTGACGTGTGCAATTATAGATGCCAACAAAATTCACACTGCTaattaccaaaataaaaatatttttatgtgctTAACCTTATTACATTGTAATAGCAAAAACTCTTCAATCAAACTTCACATATTATTATCAACACAATAACTTCTGATGCCCTACGTCTAGCAAAGAAAGAAACaatattcttttaaaacatattaatattttttcattccCAACTgatttttacacttttaatacctaacatatctttttatttatttgctaTGCTTAATACAACATTAACTAGCTGTGGTTGATTAATCTCATTTTGTGTGATGATAtctaatgacaaatataaatacaGCGTGACTTCATCTTAAGCCTATGTTCACTGGACatgatattgataaaaataaccaaaagccATGGTATaggttaaaatataaacaataatattCACTCTCAACTAATAATTATATTGGTCcattaatttttcttattttgttttgcTAAGAGATAGTGTGGGTCCCAGGTTAGATTGTAGTTTTTAATATCATGGATGCCATACAAAATAATTACATCTCAGTTCCATTATATTATTAAGATTTATTCTTTGCCTagtttttctttatcatttccATGAACATGTCCCTGAAAGACATCAACTTACCTTACAATTCTGctgtttaaatattcaaatttgattaAGGCTAATTGAATACATTCTGTTGGTAAtggaattatctcccctttctgAAAGacatgagttattgccctttctGTGTTAAATCCTTTATCTTGACTCCTATAAAAGAAATGTAAACTAACTGCCAAGTTTAATTGATGAGCTTTGATTTTTTGTAGATTTGATAGCTTAATAAACTGGAAGTTTCACCCCATAATTACATATTTTATCTCAACTGTTCAGTTTATTTTACTCTACATCAACAACTGTGTATaaaatcattattgttatagCTTGAAATCAAATACTTTCCAGTAAAACACTTGATTAAAAtcttcaaattaaagttttaattgaTCTTAAAAATATGGGTTTGGCtgaaatattattcattttttaaaggtCTATTCCATTGCACACCTGATAACAAAATCTACTGAAAATCCTTCTTCTAACagaaaaccaggtgctccgcagggcgcagctttatacgaccgcagaggtcaaaccctgaacagttggggcaagtatggacaaaacattcaagcgtgatacagctctgaatttggattgtgaccaaatttttgacattacatggtttttttttacacaaaacaaatgtcaagattttacaaatcaattaaagatttcttcttcaaactttttaaatctaaaattaaatagttgacacagcataggtttctgacacagaatgaatgtggtgtaatgaacttaaaagtttttttttgcctttgagcaattcactatgctgttgaatactaatcctctcaaaaaaatgtttgaagaaattttctttttatttatgaaatctgaaatgagaaaaatttacccccccccccttttttttcacatccccgtttccctttttccaaaactgatatcaattcaaatttctaatggagtttgcaacaataactactcttttaaatacatcataaaatattaaaatgtaaaataaagtgcttgttatcactgaatggtaaagattggttggtagtaaagttaatatacattgtttattgtataaaacaataaaaaaaacttcatcagtaacattttatattggcaaatttccaatgaagttatttacataaagttattggcaaataaaaatagaaaatgacatcatagtcatgtctggcaaatgtccaacatacattatctaaaaacattttagataagataaggaaaaaaagcttcatcagcaacattttatattggcaaatttccaatgacgttatttacataaagttattggcaaataaaaatagataatgacatcat
Above is a window of Mytilus galloprovincialis chromosome 7, xbMytGall1.hap1.1, whole genome shotgun sequence DNA encoding:
- the LOC143083867 gene encoding ferredoxin-fold anticodon-binding domain-containing protein 1 homolog; translation: MNSSFEGQILLLGEGDFSFSVAMVKFLSKQYRKLMVSTSFETEESIQKHKTALENIDLLKEHGVTVYLATDATKVHTDPRFKNVKFDRIIFNFPHSGGKSNHKKNRKLLSDFFCSAENIITDEGQILMTLCKGQGGTPADKPMRAWHDSWQVVSMAANAGLILKDVWPFVVNDFEQYSSTGFRSQDKGFNTERAITHVFQKGEIIPLPTECIQLALIKFEYLNSRIVRNLFKEDNHPVSQVYKHLESNIAEHFSIKLIPAPAPVLEEVPGSLKELLAVINGEMPKSKYFENFELRFYRTEKCSEFDGKQTFEVSAVKIYGFQNIDGQGKLSNENSCQSKGEITYKQQEGEVTDCQAGVEAVKKMSGCHLRFSLLEHLPFLFNKIADSNHETAGNVNEINDELENLHCEQFSDSHRQIKDKLPPLCLMTGQVFRPCEINPFTCPVKSEMLGVFSFKSGEICKSEDISSSFKKITSCLDASFPGLKISCDALENFDTDLPGLNEIGSIQVYFYCPSEIRNRTIGHLWFYKKHSNKNTVNCLVFVLDLNLLTLAAFRLPHVELLFSNNLDFSKQCTIRGDNSFEYSPVSLFPVMFDHDMSFWENEKKDFDEYTFFDVIRGVANDSVMSVKLIDTYVCDITGRKSRCYRLQFQSHDKVLSYDTSWKLQSKIRLEVARELEITLR